The Bradyrhizobium sp. CCGB01 genome segment TCGGTGACTGGGGCGCCGATGTCATCAAGGTCGAGCCGCCCGCCGGCGACACCTGGCGCTACACCGGCGTGTTCCGGAATCGCGGCATGAGCGGCCAATTCATGGCAGTCAACCGCAACAAGCGCAGCCTCGCGCTCGATCTGAAACATCCGGACGGCAAGGCCGCGCTGGCGAAGCTGATCCGGACGGTCGACGCGCTCGTCACCAATGTGCGGCCTGCGGCGATGGCGCGGCTCGGCTTCGGCTATGAAGCCTGCGCAAAACTCAACCCGCGGCTGATCTATGCTGCCGCGACCGGCTTCGGCCAGGACGGCCCGTGGGCGGCGCGCCCCGCCTTCGACGAGATCATCCAGGCCGCGTCAGGCCTGGCGTCCTCGATCGGATCGGACGAGGAGCCGGAATTCATCCCGAGCCTCGTCGGCGACAAGATCTGCGCCATGGCGATGGTCGGCGCGGTGTCCGCGGCTCTGTTCCGGCGCGAGCGAACCGGGCAGGGCCAGATGGTCGAGGTGCCGATGCTGGAGACGATCGCGGGCTTCAACAGCATCGAGATGCTTGGCGGGCACGCCTTTGATCCGCCGATCGGCCCGACCGGCTACAAGCGGATGAAGAACCGGCGCCCGGTGCAGACCAAGGACGGCTGGCTGACGATGCTGCCTTATTCCGGGGACAATTGGTGCGCCTTCTTCGAGGCCGTCGGCCGCCCCGAACTAAGCGACGAGCTCGGCGTGCGCGATCCGGTGCTGCGCTCGCAAAACATCGACAAGATCTACGACCGCATGAGCGAGATCGGTCCGACCCGCACCACGGCGGAGTGGGAGGAATTGCTGCTGCGGCTGGATGTGCCGCACACGGCCTTCGCCCGGCTCACCGAGATCGGCGAGCAGCCGCATCTCGCGGCGGTCGGGCTGTTTGCGGATATCGATCATCCCACCGAAGGACGGATCCGGCAGGCGCGGCCCGCGACGAAGTTCTCGGAAAGCCCGGCCGGCATCCATCGCATGGCGCCGCGCCTCGGCGAGCACTCGCGCGAGGTGCTCCGCGAGGCCGGCCTGAGCGAGGCCGAAATCCAGGCGTTCGTCGACAGCAAGGCGGTTGGTGTCGCCTCTTGAGCCGGTCGGTGCTCAGGGACCGTCACACATCTCTGTGATGACGGTCACATCCTGCTGCTTCGAGCAGGTCTAGTATGGGGTTGTTCATCAAAGCCCGGATTCGATCATGGCCACGACCGATCTTGCCTTCGTTTTGCGCAAGCTGGGTCTTGCCGCCGCTCTCATCTGTGTCCTCCTCAGCCTCACGGTGTTCGCAGTGTTGCTGGTGAGGGAGCATGACCCGGTCGGGCAGGCTGCCTTGCGGGCTCTGCCCCTCATGGCCTTTGCGTTATTCGGCGTGTTCGGCGCTGCAATGACGCGGCTGATCGGGCGCCGGACCTGTTAGCGGCGCCAAAACCGGACATTCTGCCGCAGCGATTCGCCGCCAGCTCCGGACCAGCTCCGGCCCCGGGCCATCTTCCGCCTTTCCAAGCCGTCGTATATGAGAGATTTGCCGCCGGACCGGACTGAATATTGCCGGATACGGAACGCAAGGTGGCTGCGATTTCTTAATCCAGAGATCGCAATCTCAGACTTAAGGCACGGACTGGTACTGGACCGGGGTATGGCATGAAAGACCTGATGACGACGGCGCAATCCACCACGGCGATGCGGCGTTGGCGGCCTCCCGGACTTGTTGCGCTGGCCGCGGTCGCCGCCCTGACGGCGCTGACCGCCAGCGCCGAGGCGGCCAAGCAGGCGCGCCAGCCGGTCGAGGCGGTGGCGCCGCGCGAGGCCGGTGAACCGATCATGGCGATCGTGTCGATCAAGAGCCAGCAGGTCACCTTCTACGATGCCGACGGCTGGATCCTGCGCGCGCCGGTCTCCACCGGCACCACGGGCCGCGAGACGCCGGCCGGCGTCTTCGCCATCGTCGAGAAGGACAAGGACCACCGCTCGACCATGTATGACGATGCCTGGATGCCGAACATGCAGCGCATCACCTGGAACGGCATCGCGCTGCATGGCGGGCCGCTGCCCGGCTATGCCGCCTCGCACGGCTGCGTGCGCATGCCCTTCAATTTCGCCGAGGGCCTGTTCGACAAGACGAACATCGGAATGCGGGTGATCATCTCCCCGAACGACGCGGCTCCGATCGATTTCACTCATGCCTCGTTGTTCGTGCCGAAGCGCGAGGCCATCGCGGCAGTGCCGAGCCGGGCCGACAAGCTCTCGGCCGAAGCCGAGGAGGCGACCCAGGCCGCCGCCGAAACCAAGAAAGCTGCGGCCGCAGCCGCGAAGGAGGCCGCGTCGCTTCCTGCGTCGCTGCGCAAGCTGGAACAGCAGAAGGCCAAGGCCGACGCCGAGCTCGCCTTCGCGGACAAGAAGGTCGCAGGTGCAAAGACCGATCAGGCGCGGGCACAGGCCGAGGAGCTGAAGCAGAAGGTTGCCACCAAGGCTGCAGACGCAGCATCGGCGCTCGATGCCGCCAAGGCCGCCGCGCAGCCGAAGCGCGACGCCGTCGCTGCCACGAAAGAAGCCGCGAAGGTCGCGGCAACCAGGA includes the following:
- a CDS encoding L,D-transpeptidase, giving the protein MKDLMTTAQSTTAMRRWRPPGLVALAAVAALTALTASAEAAKQARQPVEAVAPREAGEPIMAIVSIKSQQVTFYDADGWILRAPVSTGTTGRETPAGVFAIVEKDKDHRSTMYDDAWMPNMQRITWNGIALHGGPLPGYAASHGCVRMPFNFAEGLFDKTNIGMRVIISPNDAAPIDFTHASLFVPKREAIAAVPSRADKLSAEAEEATQAAAETKKAAAAAAKEAASLPASLRKLEQQKAKADAELAFADKKVAGAKTDQARAQAEELKQKVATKAADAASALDAAKAAAQPKRDAVAATKEAAKVAATRKADAVTAATDAKLALEPVSVYISRATQKLYVRRNTHKPAPDGGGEVFDTSIEVPVTIRNPDQPLGTHIFTAMAKNDTGLRWSVVTIESGDDAKDALDRITIPRDVWDRIGPTALPRSSIIISDEPLSAETNYRTEFVAVLSNHPQGGFITRKPTAPPPMDVASDDSWANGGNGFGFFFQQRDQYPQPVNPRRRGQYQYYQPAQPMQRSFW
- a CDS encoding CaiB/BaiF CoA-transferase family protein; the protein is MTATGPLSGIRVLDLTSVLFGPYAAQMLGDWGADVIKVEPPAGDTWRYTGVFRNRGMSGQFMAVNRNKRSLALDLKHPDGKAALAKLIRTVDALVTNVRPAAMARLGFGYEACAKLNPRLIYAAATGFGQDGPWAARPAFDEIIQAASGLASSIGSDEEPEFIPSLVGDKICAMAMVGAVSAALFRRERTGQGQMVEVPMLETIAGFNSIEMLGGHAFDPPIGPTGYKRMKNRRPVQTKDGWLTMLPYSGDNWCAFFEAVGRPELSDELGVRDPVLRSQNIDKIYDRMSEIGPTRTTAEWEELLLRLDVPHTAFARLTEIGEQPHLAAVGLFADIDHPTEGRIRQARPATKFSESPAGIHRMAPRLGEHSREVLREAGLSEAEIQAFVDSKAVGVAS